A genomic window from Thunnus maccoyii chromosome 2, fThuMac1.1, whole genome shotgun sequence includes:
- the slc25a23a gene encoding calcium-binding mitochondrial carrier protein SCaMC-3 isoform X3, producing MLDIGEQLTIPDEFSEEEKKSGLVWRQLMAGAIAGSVSRTGTAPLDRLKVFRQVHGSSTFKGNVVSGFKYMVKEGGLQSLWRGNGMNVIKIAPETAIKFTAYEKIKHVMRGNNESKTLRIHERFVAGSLAGAIAQTAIYPMEVLKTRLTLRKTGQYTGIADCAKQILQREGVAAFYKGYVPNLLGIVPYAGIDLAVYESLKFSWLNRNRGLADPGVMVLVGCGAISSTCGQLASYPLALIRTRMQAQASVKGAPRPSMLALVRNIVTKEGVAGLYRGISPNLLKVIPAVSVSYVAYEYTRIMLGVDVDGRRGERGKG from the exons ATGTTGGACATTGGTGAGCAACTGACAATCCCAGATGAATtctcagaggaggagaagaaatcTGGCTTAGTGTGGCGGCAGCTGATGGCCGGAGCCATTGCTGGATCTGTATCTCGGACTGGAACTGCCCCCTTAGACCGCCTCAAAGTGTTTCGGCAG GTTCATGGTTCCTCCACTTTTAAAGGGAACGTGGTGAGCGGTTTTAAGTACATGGTGAAAGAGGGAGGACTGCAGTCGTTGTGGAGGGGCAATGGAATGAATGTTATTAAAATCGCCCCTGAGACTGCTATCAAGTTTACAGCTTATGAAAAG ATCAAGCATGTGATGCGTGGCAATAATGAATCAAAAACTTTGAGGATTCATGAGAGGTTTGTTGCCGGATCTTTGGCTGGGGCGATAGCTCAGACAGCCATCTACCCAATGGAG GTGTTGAAGACCCGTCTTACACTAAGAAAAACGGGCCAATACACAGGAATAGCAGACTGCGCCAAGCAGATCCTACAGAGGGAAGGGGTTGCAGCCTTCTACAAGGGTTATGTACCCAACCTGTTGGGTATTGTCCCTTACGCTGGCATCGACCTGGCTGTCTACGAG AGTCTGAAGTTTTCTTGGCTGAACAGGAACAGAGGTTTAGCTGACCCAGGGGTCATGGTGCTGGTTGGCTGCGGTGCCATCTCTAGCACCTGTGGACAGCTGGCAAGTTACCCCCTGGCACTGATCCGCACCCGAATGCAAGCGCAAG CTTCAGTGAAGGGAGCCCCTAGGCCGTCCATGTTGGCCTTGGTTCGCAACATTGTGACCAAGGAGGGCGTGGCCGGACTTTATCGAGGAATTTCCCCCAACTTGCTGAAAGTCATCCCCGCTGTCAGCGTGTCCTACGTTGCCTATGAATACACAAGGATAATGCTAGGAGTGGACGTTGACGgtaggaggggagagagagggaaagggtaG
- the si:ch211-196h16.12 gene encoding regulator of G-protein signaling 5 isoform X1 gives MIAGFLRLQASMCKGLSSLPSSCLEKAKEMRVKLSHLAETHQKHKVHDGKALQDLESVLSRKSGLQAFHEFLRSEFSEENLEFWLACEDYRVSPSNKQRTKAGSIYNQFINPDAPQEVNLDAETRESLLSVVDSPCADTFNKAQQRIYTLMAKDSFPRFLRSSHCMEAIKDF, from the exons ATGATAGCAG GTTTTCTACGACTACAGGCGTCAATGTGTAAGGGGCTCTCCTCCCTGCCTTCCTCATGTCTGGAAAA ggCAAAAGAGATGAGGGTGAAGTTAAGCCACCTGGCTGAGACCCACCAAAAGCACAA GGTTCATGATGGAAAAGCTCTTCAGGACCTGGAATCTGTGCTTAGTAGGAAAA GTGGTCTGCAGGCGTTTCATGAGTTCCTGCGCTCAGAGTTCAGTGAGGAGAACCTCGAGTTCTGGCTGGCCTGCGAGGACTATAGAGTTTCCCCTTCAAACAAGCAGAGGACCAAGGCCGGCAGCATCTACAACCAGTTTATCAACCCTGACGCACCACAGGAG GTAAACCTGGATGCTGAGACCCGTGAGAGTCTGTTGAGCGTGGTGGACTCTCCGTGCGCCGACACATTCAACAAGGCACAGCAGAGAATCTACACTTTGATGGCCAAAGACTCCTTCCCTCGTTTCCTGCGCTCCTCTCACTGCATGGAGGCCATTAAGGATTTCTAA
- the si:ch211-196h16.12 gene encoding regulator of G-protein signaling 5 isoform X2 — protein MCKGLSSLPSSCLEKAKEMRVKLSHLAETHQKHKVHDGKALQDLESVLSRKSGLQAFHEFLRSEFSEENLEFWLACEDYRVSPSNKQRTKAGSIYNQFINPDAPQEVNLDAETRESLLSVVDSPCADTFNKAQQRIYTLMAKDSFPRFLRSSHCMEAIKDF, from the exons ATGTGTAAGGGGCTCTCCTCCCTGCCTTCCTCATGTCTGGAAAA ggCAAAAGAGATGAGGGTGAAGTTAAGCCACCTGGCTGAGACCCACCAAAAGCACAA GGTTCATGATGGAAAAGCTCTTCAGGACCTGGAATCTGTGCTTAGTAGGAAAA GTGGTCTGCAGGCGTTTCATGAGTTCCTGCGCTCAGAGTTCAGTGAGGAGAACCTCGAGTTCTGGCTGGCCTGCGAGGACTATAGAGTTTCCCCTTCAAACAAGCAGAGGACCAAGGCCGGCAGCATCTACAACCAGTTTATCAACCCTGACGCACCACAGGAG GTAAACCTGGATGCTGAGACCCGTGAGAGTCTGTTGAGCGTGGTGGACTCTCCGTGCGCCGACACATTCAACAAGGCACAGCAGAGAATCTACACTTTGATGGCCAAAGACTCCTTCCCTCGTTTCCTGCGCTCCTCTCACTGCATGGAGGCCATTAAGGATTTCTAA
- the slc25a23a gene encoding calcium-binding mitochondrial carrier protein SCaMC-3 isoform X2 codes for MGPQRIQFPWAHCQDSGSTGSDREREKRWAELFDELDLNKDGRIDILELRTGLAGRGLSRASLERLVEEGDTNQDGVLDLEEFTQYLRTHEKQLKLMFRSLDRNNDGHIDAAEIQHSLHTIGVNISLEAATRILQSMDKDGTMTIDWNEWRDYFLFKSLTNMEDVARYWKRSMMLDIGEQLTIPDEFSEEEKKSGLVWRQLMAGAIAGSVSRTGTAPLDRLKVFRQVHGSSTFKGNVVSGFKYMVKEGGLQSLWRGNGMNVIKIAPETAIKFTAYEKIKHVMRGNNESKTLRIHERFVAGSLAGAIAQTAIYPMEVLKTRLTLRKTGQYTGIADCAKQILQREGVAAFYKGYVPNLLGIVPYAGIDLAVYESLKFSWLNRNRGLADPGVMVLVGCGAISSTCGQLASYPLALIRTRMQAQASVKGAPRPSMLALVRNIVTKEGVAGLYRGISPNLLKVIPAVSVSYVAYEYTRIMLGVDVDGEM; via the exons ATGGGACCCCAAAGGATTCAGTTCCCCTGGGCGCACTGCCAGGACAGCGGATCTACTGGTTCGGAccgggagagagagaagcgcTGGGCTGAGCTGTTTGATGAGCTGGACCTCAACAAAGATGGACGCATCGACATCCTTGAACTGCGGACGGGACTGGCAGGCCGAGGGCTCTCCAGAGCCTCCTTGGAGAGG TTAGTGGAGGAAGGGGACACCAACCAGGATGGAGTACTGGACTTAGAGGAGTTCACCCAGTATCTTCGcacacatgaaaaacagctCAAACTTATGTTTCGCAGCCTGGACAGGAACAACGATG GTCatattgatgcagcagagatcCAGCACTCTCTACACACCATCGGTGTGAACATCAGCCTCGAAGCTGCCACCAGGATTTTGCAAAG TATGGACAAGGACGGTACCATGACCATTGACTGGAATGAGTGGCGTGACTACTTCCTGTTTAAGTCCCTCACTAACATGGAGGATGTGGCGCGCTACTGGAAACGTTCAATG ATGTTGGACATTGGTGAGCAACTGACAATCCCAGATGAATtctcagaggaggagaagaaatcTGGCTTAGTGTGGCGGCAGCTGATGGCCGGAGCCATTGCTGGATCTGTATCTCGGACTGGAACTGCCCCCTTAGACCGCCTCAAAGTGTTTCGGCAG GTTCATGGTTCCTCCACTTTTAAAGGGAACGTGGTGAGCGGTTTTAAGTACATGGTGAAAGAGGGAGGACTGCAGTCGTTGTGGAGGGGCAATGGAATGAATGTTATTAAAATCGCCCCTGAGACTGCTATCAAGTTTACAGCTTATGAAAAG ATCAAGCATGTGATGCGTGGCAATAATGAATCAAAAACTTTGAGGATTCATGAGAGGTTTGTTGCCGGATCTTTGGCTGGGGCGATAGCTCAGACAGCCATCTACCCAATGGAG GTGTTGAAGACCCGTCTTACACTAAGAAAAACGGGCCAATACACAGGAATAGCAGACTGCGCCAAGCAGATCCTACAGAGGGAAGGGGTTGCAGCCTTCTACAAGGGTTATGTACCCAACCTGTTGGGTATTGTCCCTTACGCTGGCATCGACCTGGCTGTCTACGAG AGTCTGAAGTTTTCTTGGCTGAACAGGAACAGAGGTTTAGCTGACCCAGGGGTCATGGTGCTGGTTGGCTGCGGTGCCATCTCTAGCACCTGTGGACAGCTGGCAAGTTACCCCCTGGCACTGATCCGCACCCGAATGCAAGCGCAAG CTTCAGTGAAGGGAGCCCCTAGGCCGTCCATGTTGGCCTTGGTTCGCAACATTGTGACCAAGGAGGGCGTGGCCGGACTTTATCGAGGAATTTCCCCCAACTTGCTGAAAGTCATCCCCGCTGTCAGCGTGTCCTACGTTGCCTATGAATACACAAGGATAATGCTAGGAGTGGACGTTGACG GTGAAATGTAG
- the slc25a23a gene encoding calcium-binding mitochondrial carrier protein SCaMC-3 isoform X1, producing MGPQRIQFPWAHCQDSGSTGSDREREKRWAELFDELDLNKDGRIDILELRTGLAGRGLSRASLERLVEEGDTNQDGVLDLEEFTQYLRTHEKQLKLMFRSLDRNNDGHIDAAEIQHSLHTIGVNISLEAATRILQSMDKDGTMTIDWNEWRDYFLFKSLTNMEDVARYWKRSMMLDIGEQLTIPDEFSEEEKKSGLVWRQLMAGAIAGSVSRTGTAPLDRLKVFRQVHGSSTFKGNVVSGFKYMVKEGGLQSLWRGNGMNVIKIAPETAIKFTAYEKIKHVMRGNNESKTLRIHERFVAGSLAGAIAQTAIYPMEVLKTRLTLRKTGQYTGIADCAKQILQREGVAAFYKGYVPNLLGIVPYAGIDLAVYESLKFSWLNRNRGLADPGVMVLVGCGAISSTCGQLASYPLALIRTRMQAQASVKGAPRPSMLALVRNIVTKEGVAGLYRGISPNLLKVIPAVSVSYVAYEYTRIMLGVDVDGRRGERGKG from the exons ATGGGACCCCAAAGGATTCAGTTCCCCTGGGCGCACTGCCAGGACAGCGGATCTACTGGTTCGGAccgggagagagagaagcgcTGGGCTGAGCTGTTTGATGAGCTGGACCTCAACAAAGATGGACGCATCGACATCCTTGAACTGCGGACGGGACTGGCAGGCCGAGGGCTCTCCAGAGCCTCCTTGGAGAGG TTAGTGGAGGAAGGGGACACCAACCAGGATGGAGTACTGGACTTAGAGGAGTTCACCCAGTATCTTCGcacacatgaaaaacagctCAAACTTATGTTTCGCAGCCTGGACAGGAACAACGATG GTCatattgatgcagcagagatcCAGCACTCTCTACACACCATCGGTGTGAACATCAGCCTCGAAGCTGCCACCAGGATTTTGCAAAG TATGGACAAGGACGGTACCATGACCATTGACTGGAATGAGTGGCGTGACTACTTCCTGTTTAAGTCCCTCACTAACATGGAGGATGTGGCGCGCTACTGGAAACGTTCAATG ATGTTGGACATTGGTGAGCAACTGACAATCCCAGATGAATtctcagaggaggagaagaaatcTGGCTTAGTGTGGCGGCAGCTGATGGCCGGAGCCATTGCTGGATCTGTATCTCGGACTGGAACTGCCCCCTTAGACCGCCTCAAAGTGTTTCGGCAG GTTCATGGTTCCTCCACTTTTAAAGGGAACGTGGTGAGCGGTTTTAAGTACATGGTGAAAGAGGGAGGACTGCAGTCGTTGTGGAGGGGCAATGGAATGAATGTTATTAAAATCGCCCCTGAGACTGCTATCAAGTTTACAGCTTATGAAAAG ATCAAGCATGTGATGCGTGGCAATAATGAATCAAAAACTTTGAGGATTCATGAGAGGTTTGTTGCCGGATCTTTGGCTGGGGCGATAGCTCAGACAGCCATCTACCCAATGGAG GTGTTGAAGACCCGTCTTACACTAAGAAAAACGGGCCAATACACAGGAATAGCAGACTGCGCCAAGCAGATCCTACAGAGGGAAGGGGTTGCAGCCTTCTACAAGGGTTATGTACCCAACCTGTTGGGTATTGTCCCTTACGCTGGCATCGACCTGGCTGTCTACGAG AGTCTGAAGTTTTCTTGGCTGAACAGGAACAGAGGTTTAGCTGACCCAGGGGTCATGGTGCTGGTTGGCTGCGGTGCCATCTCTAGCACCTGTGGACAGCTGGCAAGTTACCCCCTGGCACTGATCCGCACCCGAATGCAAGCGCAAG CTTCAGTGAAGGGAGCCCCTAGGCCGTCCATGTTGGCCTTGGTTCGCAACATTGTGACCAAGGAGGGCGTGGCCGGACTTTATCGAGGAATTTCCCCCAACTTGCTGAAAGTCATCCCCGCTGTCAGCGTGTCCTACGTTGCCTATGAATACACAAGGATAATGCTAGGAGTGGACGTTGACGgtaggaggggagagagagggaaagggtaG
- the c2h19orf53 gene encoding leydig cell tumor 10 kDa protein homolog, which yields MAQGSHKFKAQRPGASKKHQQNKHKGPKKGGRIIAPKKAQVVEQQKLKKGLEVAIRNKIEQEVTQRASTSLHKPLSVVKGAESKGKAGAAQPGSSSK from the exons ATGGCTCAAGGTTCACACAAGTTTAAAGCTCAGCGGCCAGGAGCCTCCAAGAAacaccaacaaaacaaacacaaaggacCGAAGAAAGGAG GAAGGATCATTGCACCGAAGAAGGCTCAAGTGGTCGAGCAACAGAAGCTGAAGAAG GGTCTAGAGGTTGCCATCAGGAACAAGATTGAGCAGGAGGTGACCCAGAGGGCCAGCACATCTCTCCACAAGCCTCTGAGCGTGGTCAAAGGGGCTGAGAGTAAAGGCAAAGCAGGAGCAGCCCAGCCAGGAAGCAGCTCCAAATAA